The bacterium DNA window GCTTTCCTCGCTCGCCGATGCGCCCGTAGATCAGGGGATTGCAGTTACGGGGTCGATTAATCAGAAGGGTGAATTTCAGCCGATCGGCGCGGTGAACTACAAAGTAGAAGGATTCTTTGATTTGTGTAAATCCCGCATGTTAACCGGCACTCAAGGTGTGATCATTCCACACCAGAATTGCCGCAATCTGATGCTCAAACCGGAAGTCATTGAAGCGGTTGCAAACGGGACGTTTCATATTTATGCCGTTAAGAACATCGAAGAAGCAATTGAAGTTGTTACCGGTCTTGCTTCTGATGCAATCTTCAGCAAAATTGTTCAGAAGCTACAAAAGTTCGCCCATGAAAAAGAGGCCAAAACTTAACGCAGAGGCGCAGAGGCGCAGAGGGCGCAAAGAAAAAATATTTTTATCCTCTGCGTCTCTGCGCCTCTGCGTTAAGAATTTTGTTCATTTCAGCTTTCAAAGCTTGTATTCCGGCGTTTTTGGAAATCACCGGAATAGAACTGTATTCAGTCGGCAAACAAAAGTCGGTCTTGCCCGTGAACACAATGACGCGAGTGTGCTTCGTTTCCTCATTGCCCTTCATTCGTTCTATGAATTCCAGTCCGCCGAGAACAGGCATCGTGACGTCAAGAATCACCAGCTGCGGGCTGAACCGGTAGAGCTTGTCGAGCGCTTCCCTGCCATCTGTAGCGGTAACAATATCGAAACCGAGACCGGACAGTGCGCGGTGTAACAAGCGAATGGTATGGATATCGTCATCCACGATTAAAATGTTCTCGACCGCTGCCTCTTGCTCAAGCGCAGGTATAACAAAACAGAACTTCGCGCCCTTTTCCCTGTCTTCGAACCAGATTCTTCCTCCGTGCGTCTCTATCATTTTCTTTGCGATGTAAAGGCCCAATCCGATCCCTTCAATCCTTTTGTTATCGTGAACTCTGGAAAATCTCTGAAAAAGCAACTGTTTCTTTGCGGCGGGAATTCCAATTCCTTCATCCGCTACAGAGACCATGAGATAGCGTTGTGGACCTTCTTCAGGAACAAATCCAACAGGCAATTCTGCTGCCGGAATGGCTCGCACAGACACTTCGATCGTACCTCCATCCGGTGAATAATTAATGGCATTGCTCAGGAGATTTTCCATAACTTCCTGCATCCTGCCTGCGTCGGCGCGAATCAACGGCAAATCGGAGGGTGTCTCCAGTTTAAATTCGTGTTTCTCGCTCCAAGGAAGGATCAAGCGCCGAAGAAAAAATTGCAGATCCAGCTTTTCATAGCTGAAAGAGATTTCGCCGCTGTCCAGACGGGACGCTTTCAACGTTGCTTCAGCAAGTTTTTGCAGGCGAAGCGCTTGCAGCGAAACCGTTTCCATAATCTCCTTCTGGCGTTCATCTTTCCAGTCGGCTTTCTTCAACAGAAAATCCATGTAGCCGCGAATCACAGTTAAAGGGGAGCGGAAATCGTGAGCCACGATCTGAACAATTTCATCCTTTTGCTGAGCTATCTGGGCAAGTTTTTCATTGATCCGTTCCATTCTTTGATAGGATGCGGCATTCTGAAGCGCCGTGCTGACTGCGTGCGCGAGAGTCTCCAGAATCAGCAAATCGGAATCATCAAACGCATTCAGCCTATCGCTTTGCAAATCAATGATGGCAACGACCGTATCTGCAATCTTTACCGGCATCACAACTTCGCTGCGAACCTCCTCAAAGACGGTCACGTAATCCGGATCTTCCGCTGTGTTATTCACCAGCACCGCTTTTCCTGAACGAACGGCCCTTCCGGTGAGCCCCTTTTCGAAAGGAATACTGGGCACATCCTTGTCAAACTTTGGAAGGAAGTACCAGTCCTTCAGGACTCTTTCTTCTTGATCGGCCCAGGCGAAAGTAACAAAGTAATAGTGAAATCGTTGCTTGATGCGTTCCACAACGGTCTTCACGATTTGCGCGGAATCCAGAATCGAAGCAAGCTCGCTGATCAATTCACTGAGCAACTGCATTTGCTCGTTATGTTTCCGTTCGTTTGCATATGCAATCGCATTGTGGAAGGCGGTTGCAAGTTGATCAGCCAGCGTTTCAAGCATCACGATATCGCCCGGTGCAAAGGCGCCGTACTCCGTGCTCTCAACGTTTATGATCGCAAGCACTTTTCCTTCCCGTGCAACCGGGATGCATGCTTCGGAATTTGCAGGAATCATCGGGTGCTGCATGAAGTACGGATGATTTCTGCAATCATTTGAGTAAATGGTTTTCTTTTCTCTAAATGAATATCCGATGAATCCTACTTCAATGGACTGGATGTATCCTTGCTCATGAATCAAGCGATGATAGGGTCCGGAGGATGCTTTCAATTCCAGGATGTTGTCATTTTCCGCCGGTAGATAGATACCCACTTCCGTCAGACGCAAGGTCTTTTGAATCGCAATGATTGCATTCTGAACAAGGTCTTCCACGGACAGATTTGCAGTCGTCTGGCGGGCCGCCTCATTCAACACCCGAATCTGCTCCGTGCGGCGTTTTTCCTCGCTGATCAAGAGCGCGTTGGTGAGAATAATCCCCGTCTGGTAAGCAACGATCGAACCCAGATAGGAATCGAATTCAGTAAATCCGTTTCGCTTATTCAGGATTGCAATGATTCCGAGCAGTTGTTGCTGCACAATCATGGGAGCAATAATGACCGATTTTATGAAATAGTTTTTGACGAAACCCGGGAAAACGCGTGGATCATTCTGAGGATTGTTGGAGAGGAGGACTCCCTGTTTTCTGAAATTCCACAAGCGATGATATTCGAGTGTGACCTGGTACTCCATGGGAATGCTGTGTTTTTCTTTGATACCGTAATGAGGTTTTTGAGTCAGGAAGCGTTTGCGGTTCCTGTCGTACAACGCAATCAGGCAAGCACGGGCGCCGGTAATTTGAGCGATTCGTTCTGTTAATTGCTGGTAAAGCTCCCCAGGATCAGACGAGCTGATCATGGTTTCTGTAAGTGCAACCAGATCCTTCAAATTTTGGCGCCAGGAATGTTTACGCGGCAACAGTCGCCCCCCCGTTTCCGTGGATTCTATCACAATCGCGAATCGTGATCGTGATCGTAGTCGTGATCGCAATCGTGATCTTTAATCGTAACCCTTATTCGAAAGGAGATTGACGATTATGATTAAAGATGGCGATCACGATTACGATTATGATCCACGATTATTTGCCTGGTACGGGAAGGTTGTAATAGAAACGGAAGACGCCGGGGAGGATTGGACGCGGGAAATCGGCAGGCAACGCCGGAAATGGATTCGAGGTTTTCAACGCGTTTACCGCAGCCTGATCAAAGGAGGGGGTTCCTGAAGGACTGATTACTCTGATATTGATGATTCTACCGGTACGTTCCACTTGAAAAGATACGCCAACAATTCCTTTCACTCCAAGTTCTGCAGCCACTGGAACAATCCAATTGCTGCGAACCATTGCGACAACGCGGTTGGCCCATGGTCCAAGATCAAAACCCTGAGTATCAAAAAACACTCCGGATCCTGAATCTCCACTGGGTAAATCTCCTCTGGAATCGGAACCAGACCAGGATCCGATAAATTGATCAAGATTCTCCAATGATTCTGAAAGTTTTTTCGGATCTGTGTTGGAAGGAATTCGATAATCGCCCGGTTGCCCGGTTCGTGGGAGTGATGGTTGTTCGATCGCAGGAAGTGAAGAAAGCTCGGCACGTTTCGATCCCATCCTTTCCGTGTCATTGGATTCACTCTTTTGCCGCTGCGCGGGCTTCGCATACTGTGTGCTTTTCGTTTCAAGTTTCTCTGACTTTTTCAGTGGGCCCGCTTTGCGATCTGCATCAGAAAGGTTGCTTGTGTTCGGTTTCACGGGCGCGACCTTCGCATCAGGCGGTGATTCAACGAAATGCATTTTCATAGGCGCACGAGAAACGGGAGAAGGAGCGGTCGCAGCGATCAAAAGTGGATTCTGCTTTAGGAAGATTCCGAGAAAAGTATGCACGAGAAGTGCCACGAAAAGCGCCCAACCAAACGGAAACTCCTTTTTCATTTTCCTTCAACGGCTATTCCGAATTCAGTAACGCCCTGACTTCTCACTTCATCAAGGATCGAAATGACTTCTCCATGCGAAATGTTCTTGTCCGCGCGAACGATCAGATTCAGGTCCGGCCGTTTCGCGAGTAGTTGACGAATGCTCTCACCAAGCTTGTCTTGAGTAACGAGAGAGTTGTTTAAATAAATTTGATGCGCCTGATCTATCGTCAGGAAAACATTCTTTTCGGAAACCTCTCCCGAAGAAGAGGAAGAGCTTTTCGGTAAGCTCACCCCGATGGAAGGCTCCGAAATAAAGCGAGCGGTCACCATGAAAATGATCAAAAGAACCAAAGTAATGTCGACCAACGGAGTGACGTTGATTCCTGTTATTGCATCTTCTTCAAGATCAAATTCTTGCATGGCTTGAATTCTTCCGGTCTTCGCTCTTCAGATAAACAAGTAAAATCTTGGATGCCGCCTCCATTTGGGTGACAAACTCTTTCACTCGTCTCTGGAAATAGTTGTAGGCAATCACGGCAGGGATTGCGACCAGCAGGCCGACCGCCGTGGCAACAAGCGCTTCCGAAACTCCGGTCATGACAACTGATGGATTCGGGCTTTGCGACGTGGCAAGGTCATGAAACGCTTTAATGATCCCAAGAACGGTGCCAAACAATCCGATAAAAGGAGCATTATTTCCCAGCGTTCCCAGAATGACGAGTTTGCTTTCCATTCTGAACTTCTCGGAAATGCGCTTCCCGATCAAGATCTCTTCTACCGCTTCCGCCCCTTTATCGATGTTTTGGAAACCTGTTAGAAGCAACCTTGCTGCCGGTGTGGAAATTCGCTGAACGTAGGACGTTGCAGCTTCAATGTCATCCTTGTTCATGAACGCCGTTAGCATCTCGACAAAGGCGTCCCAGGAAACCTGATTTCTATAGAAATACAAGGCCTTGTAAATCATCACGGCTACGGACAGAACACTGCTCAAAATCAGGAGATAGAGAATCCATTCGCCGCCGACTAATGCCAGATTCTTCAGAATCTCAGTGATATTCATATGCCATTAGTATCTGATTTTTGTCGATGGCTGACAATCAGTCTCAAAATTTTAGTGGACAACTGACACCCAAAGGCTCCTCTTTAATCAGACTCCATCCTCAGTACATTTGTGGTATGGCATTTGCTGGCCTAAATTGCTTTTTTGGAGGAAAAATTCAAATGAAGAAGTCTTTACTGTTGATGATCATTGCGGTGTTCATTACAATTCCTGCCCATTCTGATTCCCTCTACGTCCTTGCCTCATACGTCAATCCAGAAGGTGAGAGCGATGTTTATGAACAGAACAGGATTGAAACAACTTTTGACCCCGATGACCTGAACGCTCTGGGTGGAACATTTGGTTACGATCACTTCATAGGCGAGTTTGTGAATATTGGTGGGTCGATATCGTTTTATGAAGGGGACACGACCGTCCGTGACCGGGAATTTGAATTTACGAATGGTGATCCCATCTTCAGGAATATCCGGCTGCGAATCATTCCCATCGAAGCAAACGTTAGGGTCCTCCCCATCGGACGTGAAATGGCTGTTATTCCCTATGTTGGCGCCGGCGCCGGTGTCTATGTTTGGGAATACGAAGAAATCGGCGATTTCGTTATCGATCGTTTAGACGACCCCAGCATTATCACCGGAAGTGCTTTTTCCGACGGCGCCGATTTTGGTTTCAACATTCATGGCGGGCTACAGTTCCCAATCTCACGGTCCGCAACCATCACAGGAGAAGTAAAGTGGATTAAGGCCGAAGGGGACCTCGATCCCGAAGGATTTGATCCGGCTTTCGAGCCGATTGATCTTTCGACAATCACCTATTCAGCAGGCGTTTCTTTCTGGTTCTAAGCACTCTCACATCATACACACTGCCACTCAGCCCCGTGCGATCTCGCACGGGGCCTTTTTTATAACCGCCAAGACGCCAAGAACGCCAAGTATTTATTTCTTATAGTTTTTTCTTGGCGGCTTGGCGCCTTGGCGGTTAACATGGAGCCGGGGTAGAATAAGATTCGTGTTCAAGCAGCTTCGCAATCCGGCGTGCAGGGCTGAATGAGAATACACTGGCAGAGCCTGAAGATCCGCTATGCTGCGATCTTTACACTGTTCATAGCCGTCGTTCTCTTGTTCAATGCGCTCCTGCTGATCTATTTCAAGTACCGGGAATTCCAAAATGACGTCGAGCGCCGCGCTTATTCTTTCGCCAAACTAGCCGTAAAACCGATCTGCGACGGCTATGAAACCTACTTCTACTCGGGGTATTTCAAATTTCGTGAATTACTCAGCAGCCTTCTTTCCTCGGAAGCGGAGATTATTGAAGTTCAAATCGTCGACGTAAATGGAAATATTCTGTTTGATTCCGACGACCTGCAGAAAAGTCATTTCATACCCCGCCCCGATCTGCCTCGTAATGTCATCACGGACAGTTACTATCTGGATGCAATCAGAAAACTCGAATTAACTCAGCGAAGGATCAATGACGAACACGGGGATCGCATGCTTGAAATTGTTTCACCTTATATCGAAGAATGGGGTCGTCATAAATTGTCCGTGATCCTGCGATTCACGTACAACACATTGAAACCGCAGATGCGAATGATGATCTATCAGGTCATCGGACTGACTCTTCTCAGCATGCTTTTCACCAGTCTTCTTGCCTGGATGTTCATCGGGCGCATCACAAAGCCACTCGATCAACTCACCGAAAAAGCCACCAGCATGATTCGCGGCGGCGTGTCTCAGAAGGAGATCGAGGGCTCGGACAACGAAGTTGAATTGCTTGCTAATACCTTCAATCTAATGACTTCGAAGATTCAGGAAAACATCAAACAGCTGGAA harbors:
- a CDS encoding GAF domain-containing protein, translating into MKDLVALTETMISSSDPGELYQQLTERIAQITGARACLIALYDRNRKRFLTQKPHYGIKEKHSIPMEYQVTLEYHRLWNFRKQGVLLSNNPQNDPRVFPGFVKNYFIKSVIIAPMIVQQQLLGIIAILNKRNGFTEFDSYLGSIVAYQTGIILTNALLISEEKRRTEQIRVLNEAARQTTANLSVEDLVQNAIIAIQKTLRLTEVGIYLPAENDNILELKASSGPYHRLIHEQGYIQSIEVGFIGYSFREKKTIYSNDCRNHPYFMQHPMIPANSEACIPVAREGKVLAIINVESTEYGAFAPGDIVMLETLADQLATAFHNAIAYANERKHNEQMQLLSELISELASILDSAQIVKTVVERIKQRFHYYFVTFAWADQEERVLKDWYFLPKFDKDVPSIPFEKGLTGRAVRSGKAVLVNNTAEDPDYVTVFEEVRSEVVMPVKIADTVVAIIDLQSDRLNAFDDSDLLILETLAHAVSTALQNAASYQRMERINEKLAQIAQQKDEIVQIVAHDFRSPLTVIRGYMDFLLKKADWKDERQKEIMETVSLQALRLQKLAEATLKASRLDSGEISFSYEKLDLQFFLRRLILPWSEKHEFKLETPSDLPLIRADAGRMQEVMENLLSNAINYSPDGGTIEVSVRAIPAAELPVGFVPEEGPQRYLMVSVADEGIGIPAAKKQLLFQRFSRVHDNKRIEGIGLGLYIAKKMIETHGGRIWFEDREKGAKFCFVIPALEQEAAVENILIVDDDIHTIRLLHRALSGLGFDIVTATDGREALDKLYRFSPQLVILDVTMPVLGGLEFIERMKGNEETKHTRVIVFTGKTDFCLPTEYSSIPVISKNAGIQALKAEMNKILNAEAQRRRG
- a CDS encoding TonB C-terminal domain-containing protein, encoding MKKEFPFGWALFVALLVHTFLGIFLKQNPLLIAATAPSPVSRAPMKMHFVESPPDAKVAPVKPNTSNLSDADRKAGPLKKSEKLETKSTQYAKPAQRQKSESNDTERMGSKRAELSSLPAIEQPSLPRTGQPGDYRIPSNTDPKKLSESLENLDQFIGSWSGSDSRGDLPSGDSGSGVFFDTQGFDLGPWANRVVAMVRSNWIVPVAAELGVKGIVGVSFQVERTGRIINIRVISPSGTPSFDQAAVNALKTSNPFPALPADFPRPILPGVFRFYYNLPVPGK
- a CDS encoding biopolymer transporter ExbD, coding for MQEFDLEEDAITGINVTPLVDITLVLLIIFMVTARFISEPSIGVSLPKSSSSSSGEVSEKNVFLTIDQAHQIYLNNSLVTQDKLGESIRQLLAKRPDLNLIVRADKNISHGEVISILDEVRSQGVTEFGIAVEGK
- a CDS encoding MotA/TolQ/ExbB proton channel family protein, whose protein sequence is MNITEILKNLALVGGEWILYLLILSSVLSVAVMIYKALYFYRNQVSWDAFVEMLTAFMNKDDIEAATSYVQRISTPAARLLLTGFQNIDKGAEAVEEILIGKRISEKFRMESKLVILGTLGNNAPFIGLFGTVLGIIKAFHDLATSQSPNPSVVMTGVSEALVATAVGLLVAIPAVIAYNYFQRRVKEFVTQMEAASKILLVYLKSEDRKNSSHARI